A stretch of Phragmites australis chromosome 12, lpPhrAust1.1, whole genome shotgun sequence DNA encodes these proteins:
- the LOC133887118 gene encoding nudix hydrolase 13, mitochondrial-like isoform X1, with the protein MRKERWNCSWICLLEVLARLRRLFLWRKEKMALAPPASSSPSTTMACARQGRHRQRYEGFYRLVSGCIPYMLKEDEEENSCQDVLGRLQVLMISTPKRSDLIFPKGGWEDDESIDEAACREAFEEAGAKGIISATPLGEWIFKSKSKQNSCGLQGACKGFMFALQVTELLEIWPEQVTHGRRWVPVEEAYGLCRYDWMREALDKLKEQLLFENNFRLLPSPELLDSSSLYMVMPSVA; encoded by the exons ATGAGGAAGGAGAGGTGGAATTGCTCTTGGATTTGTCTACTTGAG GTTCTTGCTCGGTTAAGGAGACTGTTCTTGTGGAGAAAAGAGAAGATGGCACTGGCACCACCTGCATCGTCATCGCCGTCGACAACCATGGCTTGCGCTAGACAGGGACGCCACCGGCAACGTTATGAAGGATTCTATCGCCTTGTCTCCGG ATGCATCCCTTACATgctcaaggaggatgaggaggaaaacAGCTGCCAGGATGTGCTAGGCAGGCTGCAAGTGCTCATGATCTCGACGCCAAAGCGAAGCGATCTCATCTTCCCAAAG GGTGGATGGGAGGACGACGAGAGCATCGACGAAGCTGCGTGCAGGGAGGCCTTCGAGGAAGCAGGCGCCAAGGGCATTATAAGC GCCACACCGCTGGGAGAATGGATCTTcaagagcaagagcaagcaGAACAGTTGTGGCCTTCAAGGTGCTTGCAAGGGCTTCATGTTTGCACTCCAGGTCACAGAGCTGCTGGAAATATGGCCCGAGCAGGTCACCCATGGCAGGAGATGG gtACCAGTAGAGGAGGCGTACGGACTCTGTCGATACGACTGGATGCGAGAAGCGCTGGACAAATTGAAGGAGCAGCTGCTGTTCGAGAACAACTTCAGGCTTCTGCCGTCGCCAGAGTTGCTGGACTCATCGAGCCTGTACATGGTGATGCCATCTGTCGCTTAA
- the LOC133887118 gene encoding nudix hydrolase 13, mitochondrial-like isoform X2 — MALAPPASSSPSTTMACARQGRHRQRYEGFYRLVSGCIPYMLKEDEEENSCQDVLGRLQVLMISTPKRSDLIFPKGGWEDDESIDEAACREAFEEAGAKGIISATPLGEWIFKSKSKQNSCGLQGACKGFMFALQVTELLEIWPEQVTHGRRWVPVEEAYGLCRYDWMREALDKLKEQLLFENNFRLLPSPELLDSSSLYMVMPSVA; from the exons ATGGCACTGGCACCACCTGCATCGTCATCGCCGTCGACAACCATGGCTTGCGCTAGACAGGGACGCCACCGGCAACGTTATGAAGGATTCTATCGCCTTGTCTCCGG ATGCATCCCTTACATgctcaaggaggatgaggaggaaaacAGCTGCCAGGATGTGCTAGGCAGGCTGCAAGTGCTCATGATCTCGACGCCAAAGCGAAGCGATCTCATCTTCCCAAAG GGTGGATGGGAGGACGACGAGAGCATCGACGAAGCTGCGTGCAGGGAGGCCTTCGAGGAAGCAGGCGCCAAGGGCATTATAAGC GCCACACCGCTGGGAGAATGGATCTTcaagagcaagagcaagcaGAACAGTTGTGGCCTTCAAGGTGCTTGCAAGGGCTTCATGTTTGCACTCCAGGTCACAGAGCTGCTGGAAATATGGCCCGAGCAGGTCACCCATGGCAGGAGATGG gtACCAGTAGAGGAGGCGTACGGACTCTGTCGATACGACTGGATGCGAGAAGCGCTGGACAAATTGAAGGAGCAGCTGCTGTTCGAGAACAACTTCAGGCTTCTGCCGTCGCCAGAGTTGCTGGACTCATCGAGCCTGTACATGGTGATGCCATCTGTCGCTTAA
- the LOC133887117 gene encoding retinoblastoma-related protein 1-like, giving the protein MAAQTPPKPPAVEARLADLCKELGVEEGVAGEAAALLEEGKGALLVSPSFGSRSREDAERLCLAFVLYCAARLKGRKEGSGVRLCEILKGCKLEYDDFFKEAQQLGLKIDKLLESRYGLDWEGWLELKQLESLVKLLTDASRFYRKAYNELFSSASTDQKSGSTTNTPEYILFGWHLFLMLRSRSPELFKDLVSCIHGLVAVLAILLIHVPSKFRSFTIEGSSHLIKRTEKGVDLIASLCHNYHTSEDRLKDMMGKSHKAIEDFFSMKAISASECKIENLDKIDTDGVMYFKVLLDEECFQSNLKKLEKLCNSNTREGELDLQLFLINNDYIPRAENSPGGSTNLGCSKRVFETLASPTKTIKSMLTVPSSPSSPASGSSVKIVQMTPVTSAMTTAKWLREVISSSPEKPSSNLQHFLSSCDMDLTNDVTKRVSKVLEAIFPTKSSADRGGSIGLNCANAFDIPWAEARKREASKLYYRVLEAICRAESQNKNVNNLTPLLSNERFHRCLIACSAEIVLATHKTVIMMFPAVLESTGLTAFDLSKIIENFVRHEETLPRELKRHLNSLEEQLLESMAWEKGSSLYNSLVVTRPSLASEINRLGLLAEPMPSLDHLVARQNIHVEGLPATPSKKRAVGPDDNSDPQSPKRLCNESRNTVVERNLQTPPPKQSHMVSSSLKAKCHPLQSTFASPTVSNPVGGNEKCAEVTVQIFFSKILKLAAIRIRNLCERVQHVEQTERVYNLFKQILDQQTALFFNRHIDQLILCCLYGVAKVLGLQSKVCPLLLSFKEVLNNYKREPQCKPEIFLSIYVGSRNRNGSLGSRHVDIITFYNEVFVPAAKPFLVTLIPSGTRPEDKNANGQIPGSPKPSPFSNLPDMSPKKVSASHNVYVSPLRQTKMDALLSPSSRSFYACIGEGTHAFQSPSKDLAAINNRLNYTSRRINTRINFDMVSDSVVAGSLGQPNGGSASLDPAAAFSPLSKKRKPDS; this is encoded by the exons ATGGCCGCGCAGACCCCGCCGAAGCCTCCCGCCGTGGAGGCGCGCTTGGCGGATCTCTGCAAG GAGCTGGGAGTGGAGGAGGGCGTCGCCGGCGAGGCCGCGGCCCTGCTGGAGGAGGGGAAGGGCGCGCTCCTCGTGTCGCCTTCGTTCGGCAGCAGATCG CGCGAGGATGCCGAGAGGCTGTGCTTGGCGTTCGTGCTGTACTGCGCGGCGAGGCTGAAGGGGCGGAAGGAGGGCTCTGGGGTCAGGCTGTGTGAGATCTTGAAGGGCTGCAAGCTCGA GTACGATGATTTCTTCAAGGAAGCACAGCAGCTTGGTTTGAAGATCGATAAGCTTTTAGAGAGCCGTTATGGCCTGGACTGGGAAGGCTGGCTCGAG CTGAAGCAATTGGAGAGTTTGGTAAAGCTGCTGACGGATGCAAGCAG GTTCTATCGTAAAGCATATAATGAACTATTCTCAAGTGCAAGTACTGATCAGAAGTCTGGGTCAACTACAAATACTCCTGAGTATattctttttgggtggcatcTTTTCTTAATGCTTCGTTCAAGATCACCAGAATTGTTTAAGGACCTGGTATCCTGCATCCATGGATTAGTTGCTGTATTG GCCATACTTTTGATTCATGTCCCTTCTAAATTTAGGAGCTTCACAATTGAAGGATCTTCTCACTTAA TCAAAAGAACCGAGAAAGGTGTGGATCTTATTGCTTCATTATGTCATAACTATCATACCTCTGAAGACCGCTTGAAAGACATGATGGGCAAATCTCACAAGGCAATAGAGGACTTCTTCAGCATGAAAGCAATAAGTGCTTCGGAGTGCAAAATAGAAAACTTGGATAAAATAGACACAG ATGGCGTGATGTACTTCAAAGTTCTTCTTGATGAGGAGTGTTTCCAGTCAAATTTGAAAAAACTGGAGAAACTATGCAATTCCAATACCAGGGAAGGGGAGCTTGATTTGCAGTTGTTTTTGATCAATAATGACTATATACCCAGGGCTGAGAACTCTCCTGGGGGCTCCACTAATTTAGGATGTTCAAAG CGTGTCTTTGAAACATTAGCATCGCCTACAAAGACAATAAAGAGCATGTTGACTGTCCCTAGTTCCCCTTCATCACCTGCCAGTGGTAGTTCAGTTAAGATTGTGCAAATGACACCAGTAACTTCTGCCATGACAACAGCTAAGTGGCTTCGCGAGGTGATATCATCATCGCCAGAGAAGCCTTCATCTAATCTCCAACATTTCCTTTCCTCATGCGATATGGATTTGACAAATGATGTTACAAAAAGGGTCAGCAAAGTTTTGGAAGCAATTTTCCCGACCAAGTCTTCAGCAGATCGGGGTGGTTCCATAGGCCTCAACTGTGCAAATGCATTTGATATTCCATGGGCGGAAGCAAGAAAAAGGGAGGCTTCCAAGTTGTACTATAGAGTGCTGGAGGCAATCTGCAGAGCTGAATCACAGAACAAGAATGTAAATAATCTAACTCCATTGTTGTCAAATGAGCGTTTTCATCGATGCTTGATTGCATGTTCAGCTGAAATAGTATTGGCAACACATAAGACAGTCATCATGATGTTTCCTGCTGTTCTGGAGAGTACTGGTCTAACTGCATTTGATTTGAGCAAAATAATTGAGAACTTTGTGAGACATGAAGAAACCCTCCCAAGAGAATTGAAAAGGCATTTAAATTCATTAGAAGAACAGCTTTTGGAAAGCATGGCATGGGAGAAAGGTTCATCGTTGTATAATTCACTGGTTGTTACTAGGCCATCGCTTGCTTCAGAAATAAATCGCCTTGGTCTTTTGGCTGAACCAATGCCATCTCTTGATCACTTAGTAGCACGGCAGAATATCCATGTTGAGGGCTTGCCAGCTACACCATCTAAAAAGCGTGCTGTTGGTCCAG ACGACAACAGTGATCCCCAATCACCAAAGAGACTGTGCAATGAATCCAGGAACACAGTAGTAGAGCGCAATTTGCAGACACCACCACCAAAGCAAAGCCATATGGTGTCAAGTAGCTTGAAAGCAAAATGCCATCCACTCCAGTCCACATTTGCAAG CCCAACTGTCAGTAACCCTGTCGGTGGGAATGAAAAATGTGCTGAAGTAACGGTCCAAATATTCTTTTCCAAA ATTCTGAAGTTGGCTGCTATTAGAATAAGGAACTTGTGCGAAAGGGTTCAACATGTGGAACAGACAGAGCGTGTCTACAACTTGTTCAAGCAGATTCTTGATCAACAGACAgcattattttttaatagacACATTGATCAACTTATTCTTTGCTGCCTTTATGGTGTTGCAAAGGTACTTGGCCTACAGAGTAAG GTTTGTCCATTACTGCTGTCATTCAAGGAGGTACTGAAcaattacaagagagagccgcAATGCAAACCagaaatttttttaagtatctaTGTTGGGAGTAGAAATCGCAATGGG AGTCTAGGATCACGCCATGTCGATATCATTACTTTTTATAATGAGGTATTTGTTCCAGCTGCCAAGCCTTTCCTGGTGACACTAATCCCTTCTGGTACTCGTCCAGAAGACAAGAATGCTAATG GCCAAATTCCTGGATCACCCAAGCCATCTCCTTTCTCAAATTTACCAGATATGTCCCCAAAGAAAGTTTCGGCTTCACATAATGTTTATGTGTCTCCTTTGCGGCAAACCAAG ATGGATGCACTGCTTTCACCAAGTTCCAGGAGTTTTTATGCATGCATCGGTGAAGGCACCCATGCTTTTCAGAGCCCATCTAAAGATTTGGCTGCTATAAATAACCGCCTAAACTA TACTAGCAGGAGAATAAACACTCGAATAAACTTCGACATGGTGAGCGACTCAGTGGTAGCTGGTAGTCTGGGCCAGCCAAATGGTGGTTCTGCCTCCTTGGATCCTGCAGCTGCATTTAGCCCCCTATCAAAGAAGAGAAAACCAGATTCTTGA
- the LOC133887013 gene encoding uncharacterized protein LOC133887013 has translation MPMASRASALRTAAQGYWRQVSASRSAATAAAAHPDGPAKGKLRGEYVPVYVALGLIVLSVSLGLSTARQQLAHSPNVRVDKKKRETVPEVAAPDLALEEAERFVGKSFFRKVAHVQDDRRLAAGVADPVASYPTKKAVTLKDVGVDTPEIEKGREGVLDKIFKKKNDA, from the exons ATGCCCATGGCTTCACGAGCTTCCGCCCTCCGCACGGCGGCGCAGGGCTATTGGCGGCAGGTCTCCGCCTCCCGCtccgccgccacggccgccgccgcgcaccCCGACGGCCCTGCCAAGGGAAAGCTGAG gGGCGAGTACGTGCCGGTGTACGTGGCGCTGGGCCTGATCGTGCTGTCGGTGTCGCTGGGGCTGAGCACGGCGCGGCAGCAGCTGGCGCACTCCCCCAACGTCCGCGTCGACAAGAAGAAGCGCGAGACCGTGCCCGAGGTGGCCGCGCCCGACCTCGCCCTCGAAGAAGCCGAGCGCTTCGTCGGCAAATCCTTCTTCCGCAAGGTCGCGCACGTGCAGGACGaccgccgcctcgccgccggcgtcgcCGACCCCGTTGCGAGCTACCC GACGAAGAAGGCGGTGACGCTCAAGGACGTCGGGGTGGACACGCCGGAGATCGAGAAGGGTAGGGAGGGAGTGCTCGACAAGatcttcaagaagaagaacgaCGCTTAA
- the LOC133886422 gene encoding uncharacterized protein LOC133886422, with protein sequence MKRDLYLKIVQVVADHDPWFQQRRNAAGELGLSALQKVTAAFRMLSYDAPANSLDECLRLGEATIIESIRRFVRAVVGVFGDEYLRSPNEEDTAHLIAINERRGFPGMLGSIDCTH encoded by the coding sequence ATGAAACGTGACCTTTACCTCAAGATTGTGCAGGTAGTTGCGGACCATGACCCGTGGTTCCAACAGAGGAGGAACGCTGCAGGGGAGCTCGGGCTGTCGGCGTTGCAAAAAGTCACTGCGGCGTTTCGTATGCTATCATACGATGCTCCTGCCAATTCTCTAGATGAGTGCCTCCGGCTAGGGGAGGCCACCATCATTGAGAGTATAAGGCGGTTTGTTCGTGCCGTCGTCGGGGTGTTTGGCGATGAGTACCTCCGTTCTCCGAACGAGGAGGACACCGCTCACTTGATTGCTATAAACGAGCGAAGAGGGTTCCCCGGGATGTTGGGAAGCATCGACTGTACGCATTGa